One window of Trifolium pratense cultivar HEN17-A07 linkage group LG5, ARS_RC_1.1, whole genome shotgun sequence genomic DNA carries:
- the LOC123884627 gene encoding uncharacterized protein LOC123884627 isoform X1, with translation MNSKQQTQEKWKGIAKTELLGCKTEQVWPLLEDFFGLDKWFPTLSCIPLEGISGKPGCVRFCGGFKTPVDEHGKQTLNWTKEKLLSIDPIQRVFSYSIIDGNVGLHNYVSTIKVLEKDDGCLIEWLYEVEPVEGWKLEDLDLLIGSGLDEMGHRIQGALKTMQDALVGPRN, from the coding sequence ATGAATTCTAAAcaacaaacacaagaaaaatggaAGGGCATAGCCAAAACAGAATTACTAGGATGCAAAACAGAACAAGTATGGCCACTTTTAGAGGATTTTTTTGGCCTTGACAAATGGTTTCCAACTCTCTCATGCATTCCTCTTGAAGGAATATCTGGCAAACCCGGTTGCGTTCGATTTTGTGGCGGTTTCAAGACTCCAGTTGATGAACATGGCAAACAAACCTTGAATTGGACAAAGGAAAAACTTCTATCAATTGATCCCATTCAAAGGGTATTTAGCTATTCAATTATTGATGGAAATGTTGGATTGCATAACTATGTTTCAACGATTAAGGTACTGGAAAAAGATGATGGATGTTTGATTGAGTGGCTTTATGAAGTTGAACCAGTTGAAGGGTGGAAATTGGAGGATCTTGATCTTCTCATTGGTTCTGGCTTGGATGAGATGGGTCATAGAATTCAAGGAGCTTTGAAAACCATGCAAGATGCACTTGTTGGACCTAGAAATTAA